One window of the Haloarcula halobia genome contains the following:
- a CDS encoding GNAT family N-acetyltransferase: protein MDLFGIAVENVVVGIGAALLVGGVMRAKDVAYNKYLERQYPIAGEYITIWEQEVDGELVTESAAATLTQRGTEIEGVSEMPDSDIEWKFEGQVSETGYLNGIYYSTNPHDTSIGNFFFHINYDGELEGLWSGYQERNDTLNSGRYRFVPVLDAYNIHPVHRSHVPAAVDIAEQRLGPEDASAELLTRALDADDAHFGHVAQIDTGFETETSLGANLTDSLLGEPSITDQTGPGDPVPSDVIGFCVGAVLDQDTFRSSLNVPETELSKALQHADRVGVIEVVAVKDGFEKRGIGTELVERCLAACADNGATALFALGREHDDDVAIAGILEYFGFRAVARIDDYWREERTACLDCEASPCTCTAVLYARYQSPEEIA from the coding sequence ATGGACCTCTTCGGGATCGCCGTGGAGAACGTTGTCGTCGGTATCGGGGCGGCGTTGCTGGTCGGGGGCGTGATGCGGGCGAAGGACGTTGCCTACAACAAGTATCTCGAGCGACAGTATCCGATCGCGGGCGAGTACATCACCATCTGGGAGCAGGAGGTCGACGGCGAGCTCGTCACCGAGTCGGCGGCGGCGACCCTGACACAGCGTGGGACGGAGATAGAGGGCGTCTCGGAGATGCCCGATTCCGACATCGAGTGGAAGTTCGAGGGACAGGTGTCCGAGACCGGCTACCTGAACGGCATCTACTACTCGACCAATCCCCACGACACTTCCATCGGGAACTTCTTCTTCCACATCAACTACGACGGGGAGCTCGAGGGGCTGTGGTCGGGGTACCAGGAGCGAAACGACACGTTGAACTCCGGTCGCTACCGATTCGTCCCGGTCCTCGATGCGTACAACATCCACCCGGTCCACAGGTCCCACGTCCCCGCGGCAGTCGACATCGCCGAGCAACGGCTGGGACCGGAGGACGCCTCGGCCGAGTTACTGACGCGGGCACTCGACGCCGACGACGCGCACTTCGGGCACGTCGCACAGATCGACACCGGCTTCGAGACGGAGACGTCGCTCGGGGCGAACCTGACCGACTCGTTGCTCGGCGAACCGTCGATAACCGACCAGACCGGGCCGGGAGACCCCGTGCCGAGCGACGTGATCGGGTTCTGCGTGGGTGCGGTCCTCGACCAGGACACGTTCCGGTCGTCGCTGAACGTCCCGGAGACGGAGCTCTCGAAGGCGTTGCAGCACGCAGACCGCGTGGGCGTCATCGAGGTGGTCGCGGTGAAAGACGGCTTCGAGAAACGCGGCATCGGGACCGAACTGGTCGAGCGCTGCCTGGCGGCCTGTGCCGACAACGGCGCGACGGCGCTGTTCGCGCTCGGGCGTGAGCACGACGACGACGTCGCCATCGCCGGGATTCTGGAGTACTTCGGCTTCCGGGCGGTCGCTCGTATCGACGATTACTGGCGCGAGGAGCGGACCGCCTGTCTCGACTGCGAGGCCTCTCCGTGTACGTGTACGGCCGTGCTCTACGCCCGCTACCAGTCGCCCGAAGAGATAGCGTGA
- the prf1 gene encoding peptide chain release factor aRF-1 codes for MSEQEQEQSDKQKYEFRKVIEELKGYSGSGTQLVSIYVPEDKQLSDVVAHVTQEHSEASNIKSKDTRTAVQDALTSIKDRLRYYDNPPENGMVLFSGAIDTGGGRTDMVTKSLENPPDPIESFRYHCDSEFLTEPLEEMLADKGLFGLVVLDRREANVGWLKGKRVEAVKSASSLVPGKQRKGGQSAQRFARLRLEAIDNFYQEVAGMANELFVPERHEMDGVLVGGPSPTKDEFLDGDYLHHELQDMVLGKFDVAYTDESGLYDLVDAAEDVLAEHEMLQDKQVMEEFFKQLHDGEKATYGFDQTRKNLNMGAVEQLLISEDLRKDVVAYTCENGHEEFELVDANASTGDHDCTRCNATVPAEEGEREDAIDHLMELADQRGTETVFISTDFEKGEQLLNAFGGVAGLLRYSTGV; via the coding sequence ATGAGTGAGCAGGAACAGGAGCAGTCGGACAAACAGAAATACGAGTTCCGCAAGGTCATCGAGGAGCTCAAGGGATACAGCGGCTCGGGCACCCAGCTGGTCTCTATCTACGTCCCCGAGGACAAGCAGCTGAGCGACGTGGTCGCCCACGTCACGCAGGAACACTCCGAGGCGTCGAACATCAAGTCCAAGGACACCCGGACGGCCGTCCAGGACGCGCTGACCTCGATCAAGGACCGGCTTCGGTACTACGACAACCCGCCGGAGAACGGCATGGTCCTGTTCTCGGGCGCCATCGACACCGGCGGCGGCCGGACGGACATGGTCACCAAGTCCCTCGAGAACCCGCCGGACCCCATCGAGTCGTTCCGGTACCACTGTGACTCGGAGTTCCTCACCGAACCCTTAGAAGAGATGCTGGCCGACAAGGGCCTGTTCGGCCTCGTCGTCCTCGACCGCCGCGAGGCCAACGTCGGGTGGCTCAAGGGCAAGCGCGTCGAGGCCGTCAAGTCGGCCTCCTCGCTGGTCCCCGGCAAGCAGCGCAAAGGTGGCCAGTCCGCACAGCGGTTCGCCCGTCTGCGCCTGGAGGCCATCGACAACTTCTACCAGGAGGTCGCGGGGATGGCAAACGAGCTGTTCGTCCCCGAGCGCCACGAGATGGACGGCGTGCTCGTCGGTGGCCCCTCGCCGACGAAAGACGAGTTCCTCGACGGCGACTACCTCCATCACGAGCTCCAGGACATGGTGCTCGGGAAGTTCGACGTGGCCTACACCGACGAGTCCGGCCTCTATGACCTGGTCGACGCCGCCGAGGACGTCCTGGCCGAACACGAGATGCTCCAGGACAAGCAGGTCATGGAGGAGTTCTTCAAGCAGCTCCACGACGGCGAGAAGGCCACCTACGGGTTCGACCAGACCCGGAAGAACCTCAACATGGGTGCCGTCGAACAGCTGCTCATCTCCGAGGACCTCCGGAAGGACGTCGTCGCCTACACCTGCGAGAACGGCCACGAGGAGTTCGAACTCGTCGATGCGAACGCGAGCACCGGCGACCACGACTGCACCCGCTGTAACGCGACGGTCCCGGCCGAGGAGGGCGAGCGAGAGGACGCCATCGACCACCTGATGGAACTGGCCGACCAGCGGGGCACCGAGACGGTGTTCATCTCCACCGACTTCGAGAAAGGCGAACAGCTGCTCAACGCCTTCGGCGGCGTCGCCGGCCTCCTGCGGTACTCGACGGGCGTGTAA
- a CDS encoding DUF6276 family protein, translating into MACSNCGGDTVAVPVAEELRQYLPEGTVGVSLCRSCLTMDPVEDPPETVPDLTALDDSFPSNPEAAVPLALLVGLLDSLALNRQEITALLERVERAGTDPLLVVDRLDDSFGGDAFVDLGARRHQLAQLL; encoded by the coding sequence ATGGCCTGTTCGAACTGTGGTGGCGACACCGTCGCGGTCCCGGTGGCCGAGGAGTTGCGCCAGTACCTCCCAGAGGGGACTGTCGGGGTGAGTCTCTGCCGGTCGTGTCTCACGATGGACCCCGTCGAGGACCCCCCGGAGACGGTGCCCGACCTCACCGCGCTCGACGACAGCTTCCCGTCGAACCCCGAGGCGGCGGTGCCATTGGCGTTGCTCGTCGGGTTGCTCGACTCGCTCGCGCTCAACCGCCAGGAGATCACGGCGTTGCTCGAACGGGTCGAGCGAGCGGGGACGGACCCGCTGCTGGTGGTCGACCGACTGGACGATTCGTTCGGGGGCGACGCCTTCGTGGACCTCGGGGCGCGTCGCCACCAGCTGGCGCAGTTGCTCTAG
- a CDS encoding MinD/ParA family ATP-binding protein produces MAGYVCTIAGGKGGVGKTTTAVNLGAGLQELGYDVAVVDADLGMANLGAMLDVEPDRSLHDVLAGDGPVSEALTDAPGGLTVIPGDQSLDAFADADPANLRRVVKTLRNAYDVVLVDTGAGLSDAVAVPLGLADGIVLVTTPDDVAVGDTIKTAELADRIDGAVVGAILNRVTRETDVAAIADRFSFPLLAVVPDDREATADEPLLFNAPEAPASDAFMRLAEALEGVFFDGETATEDVETIVDEEWFVDESSDADDEEESSGGVFGLFN; encoded by the coding sequence ATGGCGGGCTACGTCTGTACAATCGCGGGCGGGAAAGGCGGCGTCGGGAAGACGACGACCGCGGTCAACCTCGGGGCCGGACTCCAGGAGCTGGGGTACGACGTGGCGGTCGTCGACGCCGATCTCGGGATGGCGAACCTGGGTGCGATGCTCGACGTCGAGCCCGACCGGAGCCTGCATGACGTCCTCGCCGGTGACGGCCCCGTGAGCGAGGCGCTCACCGACGCGCCCGGCGGCCTGACGGTCATCCCCGGCGACCAGTCGCTCGACGCCTTCGCCGACGCGGACCCCGCCAACCTCCGGCGGGTCGTCAAGACGCTGCGCAACGCCTACGACGTGGTGCTGGTCGACACCGGCGCGGGCCTGAGCGACGCGGTGGCGGTCCCGCTGGGACTGGCCGACGGCATCGTCCTGGTGACGACGCCGGACGACGTGGCCGTTGGCGATACGATAAAGACCGCGGAACTGGCCGACCGCATCGACGGGGCCGTCGTCGGCGCGATACTCAACCGGGTGACCCGCGAGACGGACGTAGCCGCCATCGCGGACCGATTTTCGTTCCCGCTGCTCGCGGTCGTCCCGGACGACAGGGAAGCGACGGCCGACGAACCGCTCTTGTTCAACGCCCCGGAGGCCCCCGCCTCGGACGCCTTCATGCGACTGGCCGAGGCGCTCGAGGGCGTGTTCTTCGACGGCGAGACGGCTACCGAGGACGTCGAGACCATCGTCGACGAGGAGTGGTTCGTCGACGAATCCTCCGACGCAGACGACGAGGAGGAGAGTTCCGGCGGCGTCTTCGGCCTGTTCAACTGA